The window CTCCAGCCCAGCCCTGGCAGGTGAGGAGGCCACGCGGGGCATCGCGGTGGAGAAGTTTGATGTCGTCAAGAAGTGGGGCATCAACACCTACAaggtgagctggggggggggaggcgttgtGCTCAGCCCCAGGGAGAGGGGGCGCTGGTGGGGCTCAGCCTGAACCAAGCAGGTGCCCTCTTCTTCACACGGATTGGTCTCTTGCTTCTGGACCGACCCCCTTTGGCCCGCCAGCAAGTCTGCTCAGCATTTTCTCCACCTTCTGGAGCCCTGCAGTGCCCTGCTTGGGGGGCTGCTCCAAAAAGGCAGGGGGCAGCCACTAAGCCGCTGTTCCGCACCCACCCAAGGAGACCCTTGGCCCCCTTCCCAGAAGCAGGAAGGCTTTCCAGGGCACCTGCTCTTCCTCCATCTGGCAGCTGAGCtccgcatgcacacacacccttggACAGCTGCTTTAGTGATCATGGGAAGGGAACCcagtgggtcatctagcccaaccccctgcagagcGAGGGGGATCTTCCGCTCCAGGCGAGGCTCCCACAGCtgccccccctcttctccctctgcagTGCACAAAGCAGCTGCTCTCAGAGCGCTTTGGGAGGGGCTCACGGACCGTCGACCTGGAGCTGGAGACGCAGATTGAGCTCCTGCGGGACACTAAGCGCAAGTACGAGAGCGTCCTGGGCCTGGCGAGGGCCCTCACCAACCACTTCTACAGCCTGGTGCAGACGCAGCACGCCCTGGCCGACGCCTTCTCCGACCTCAGCCAGAAGTCCCCAGAGCTGCAGGTGGGGAACACGCCCCATGTCCTTTGGGCAGGGGGGAAGGCCAGGGTCCAGTCTGGGGAGGCAGGATGGCACAGATGCCAGGCGGAGGGGaggcccccccccatcctgcctcTGTGGCCGTTTCCAAGGGCATCAAAAACAAACGTCCTGCCTGgcaaagaggattgggcaaatgcGTGGGGCAggcctgggcctgatccagcacactgTTCTTGGGCTCACAAGTTCTGGGGGGTTTCTTGCCTTTGGGGGCTGACTTGTGGGGGGGGGTCCGGGACAGTCAGCCCCCTTTTCAaggcccccaccccccgcaggaGGAGTTTGGATACAACGCAGAGACCCAGAAGCTGCTGTGCAAGAATGGGGAGACCCTCCTGGGGGCCGTCAACTTCTTCGTCTCCAGCATCAACACGCTGGTCAACAAGACCATGGAGGACACTCTCATGACCGTCAAGCAGTACGAGACGGCCAGGTGGGGCTGCAAGCAGGGGGGAGCGGGGGAGCAGCTCCAGGCAGGGCCCAGCAGGTGCCCCGCTGCCAGTGGGTGACtctttctgggcgggagttgctGCCACcgctttgacacccccccccccctggtgcaGGCTGGAGTATGACGCCTACCGCACGGACCTGGAGGAGCTGAACTTGGGCCCTCGGGACGCCAGCACCCTCTGTCGCCTGGACGCCGCCCAGGTCCACTTCCAGGCCCACCGCGCCAAGTACGAGAAGCTGCGGGCAGATGTGGCCGTCAAGCTGAAGTTCTTGGAGGAGAACAAGGTGAAGGTGGGGCTCCTGGTCAGAGGCCTCCCACACTGGCCTGGCCTTTGCTGAAAGAGTCCAGGAGGGGCGCAAGGGGAGGCTTCCTTGGGTAGGGGGTGGAGGTGGGCAGCAGGAGGGCCACCCATCccggggggaggaggaagaaaagtctGCCATGCAGAACTCGctgctgcaggaagcagtggtgcCCTGCAGCCCCCCTGGTGCTAAAGCCCCCTGAGACCTGCGGCTTCCCCTGGGGGCTCCTGGCCTGCTCCACACAGCTcctctgacaccccccccccccgttgcaggTGAAGGTGATGCACAAGCAGCTCCTGCTCTTCCACAACGCCATCTCGGCCTACTTTGCCGGCaaccagcagcagctggagcagaCGCTCAAGCAGTTCAACATCAAGCTGAAGAGCCCCGGAGCAGAGAAGCCCTCGTGGCTGGAGGAGCCGTGAACTGCCCGCCCCTCCCCCTGcccgccccctccccagccccctgGCTCCCTTCATGGACCTGGattctggggggagggggctgagctCTGTGCCCCCTCGCCaccttctggagcagaagaagaggCAGGCCGGGCGAGGAGGGGGCCCTTGCCAGCAGAAacactctcctctctccccccaccagctTTTCCTGAGGCTGCTTGAGTGGCAGGTGACTCTCGCCCCACCCGAGATTTTGCTCTTGGCTCTGGAGAAGGGGCCCCCCGCCTCTGCCACCTCCTCCATGCCACGAGGGCCTGCACTTTTGACACActccatggtggtggtgggaaacagCCACAAAAGAGGGGCTGgcattttggggagagggggaagcggGGTTCTCCCTCTTGCCACAAGGCAGCTCCAGCCCCACACTACACATTTCTTAACCCCCCTTGCTGGCATAAACAGGGAGGGGGGCGTCATCCTCTGGCCCCCAGCTGCTGTTCTGCTCCAGTACTTTTCTcatggggggggtggagtgggggtcCTGCATTTGGGCAGCTCTGACCTCTCCCTAGTTGTgctccaaattggggggggggagctgtacACAGGAGGCCTCAGTCTGGATGTGCTGCTATTGGGGTGGGTGTGAATGTTAGGATCCCAAGCTgggattgccccccccctcccagtatGGACCAAAAAGTAGTATGGCTTCAGCCTTGCAGGGAgagggggatgtgtgtgtgtgtgtgtgtgtgtgtgtgtgtgtgtgtgtgtatgtgtgttttatggCCAGTACCCCTGTGTTGTGTTCCTAGGTGAGGGGGCTCCATGGGGGGTGGCGGCAGGGGGGCACCAGGGTAAAGGAATGGGTGCTTCTCCCTGCTGGATCCCCCCACCCACTCTGTAAAGATTCCAGAATAAACGGTACGAATCAGAGCCTGCCATGCTCCTGTTGCCGACGCCAGGGGAACCCTCAGCCTGGCACGCTCCTACTCTGTGGCAGCCCCCCCATCATTCCTCTTGATCTctgtggggtggagggggtggaggcAGGGGAGGGCTGCCAGCCAGGCGGCAGAAGGAGGAGCCCAGCAAGACCCCTatattgcagggtgttggactagaaaACCCTTCGGGTCCCTTCTCATTCTATCCTCCTCCCCTGCTTGACTCTCAGTTGAAGCCTGCCTTTGGAGGAAGATGATGTGGGGCCAGGGAGGGCCTGCCTCTCTCCCATGGGGGTCAGCCAGATGCCCTCACAAGGGGTGCAAGAAGAATTGCAGGCTCCCTTCCAGAAGGGGCTCTTGCCCACCCCCTTGAGAGACCCCCTGGCTCCTCACGCCCTTCCAGGCTCCCCTAGCTCCAGATCAGCAGCCGTGGCCCCCTGCCCCATGTAGTCTGTTGCGTTTCAGTCGAAGAAGCATGACTTCCATTACAAAGAGGAATGATGGAGagatccaggaggaggaggagcaggtgaCCTTGGAGACAATCAAAAGGGTTGCATAGAAATAAAGTGCAATGTTCTGTTTCTAACTGGAGAAAAGCTCTTATGTGGGGATCCCTCCTATGGATGGACCTTCTTCTGCGGGAGGATTCCCTCTGGGGTACATGGGGTGGCCAAGAGAGCTGGCCAAAGCTGCCTCAGCGGGCCCTGGGAGTGGACTGGCCTTCCTCAAGCACAGCTGGCCCTGGGGTGCATGTGTAGGGCCCCTAAGAGGCAGGCAGGGGGTTCTTCGCCTGGTGGTGGAGAGCAGGAGCCCTGTGGGATCAGGCCACAGACCTATTTCCAGGCTGGGAACACTCAGGCCTGGTAGTCATAGGCAGCtctccaggccccccccccccaaatccctcactggccttgctccCTGCTTCTCTGTGGCGTAGCTGGGACGGGGccttgaaaagtgtgtgtgggggggggtattggaAGAGTGAagtcttcctcttcctgcagAGGGTGCAGGGCCAGGCGagggagctggctggctggctggccttTGCTGCCATGCACAGAGATGTGAGGAAAGCAGCAAAGGAGCTTTCGGTAAGCCCAGAGCTTGGAGAGCCAAGTTCCCAGTTCCAGCCTCAACTAGCTAATCGGGAGCAAGCGAAGGCAGCTGTGCTGGAATAGTGCCAATGTGACCTCTTGAGGTTCGAGAGAGAAGTGGGAGGAAGCTGTGGAACAGGATGCAACCTAGGAAGTAGCCTGAACAGCAGGGAGCTCAGCTCAAGAGGTGAAAAGCGCAGGGACAGCCTGGGAAGCTGGAACTCCCTCTTTCCTGCGCAGACTTCCTtttgcaagctgagttgcacccaaacGTCCATTGCCTGGGGAAGAGGCTGTCTCTGGTTTTTGCATGATTTGTAACTTCTCCTGCCCACACTTGTGTGGCTCCTGCaaggttgctccccccccccccagctcaatgCAATCCAGTTCCTGCTGCAGCCAGGCAGGTGCCCACAGGGGTGGTGTCTCTGAGCTGCAGTTCCTGATCTGGCCCCTGGCAGACTTGTCCCATGGGGAACACAAGGACCTGCCCCGTCTGACACACTCGTGAAGCAGCTCCTTTTGAGCAAAAAGCTGGAGTGCTCTTGaggtcaattttttttaaaggctagtAAAGGGACTGGAAAGAGGTgtctaaaattatgcatggtgtggagaaagtggatcgaGAGAGCATGTGCGCACACCATGATACTAGACCATAAGAagcacccagtccagcatcctgatctcgcAGCCAACAGGATGCTCTCTTAGGAAGCCAGCAACCAGCACCTGCTCCTCCTCCAGCCATTTCTGGGAGTCAGAgggatgctgcctctgacaggagGGAGCACGGCATCTGCCTGTTTGGGGAAACAATGGAGAAGGGTGCCAtccctgcttcctgtgggagcagCTTCCATAGTTTAACCTTGCCCTGCTAGAAGAAATGCCTTCttttccccatcctgacccttcacTTCCTTGGTTGCCCACAAGCTCTAGTGTTACGAGATACTTCAGATCATTTATGCACAAGTTCAAAAGTACAGGtcctgggcggggagggggacggtctgccccgggttccaggggagggggggtgacacttttgCCGGCCGCGGCCCGCTGGTGGGCCCCGGACAGGCCGCATGGCAGAGCGGCCTTGCCCCACATCCTGCTCGCAAACCAGCTCAGCGGcatgcgagcaggctgcggggtgaGGCTGCTCCACCCTGCGGTctgttcggggcccgcccggcggcACCGCTATGGCGAGgcacgcatgcgcagtgcattGTACGCACTGTGCATGCACTGCTGCGTATGacgcatggtgtgtgtgtgtgtgacgctGCGCGCATGCGCTGCCGCTGAGTCCccgggtttgccaccccgggtgacCAAGCGGCTCAGTACGTGCCTGGTCCCGGTCCCAATCCTTGGGGGACTCTACTTTCTCTTTCACTCctctccatttggagaactgtccatttgTTCCTGCTCTTTGCTTCCTGCAGCTTAACCAGTCCCAGGTCCACAAGAGGATATCTCCTCTTATTCCTTAAACTTACTCAGGAGTATTTGGTGAGGTACTTTGTCAAAAATTAAAAGTTCAGCCAGATTTGCTGACCCTATCGGTTCATGAGAAGCCATGCTGACTTTGCTTCAGTACAGCTTGTTCTTCAGTACATTTGCTTATTTTATCTTTAGCAATACTTGGCCACCACTTCTCTGGGGACGGGTGTAGCTGGActgtaatttccaggatcccccccccatccctttttaaaaaattggtgctGCATTGGCTGCTTTCCAGTTCTCAGGTATGCAGGCTGATCCAAGAGACagggtacattttttaaaaaaagaagattgaCAGTTTCACATTTGAATTCTTACAGAAGCCTTGGGTGGGTCAGTTTCTGTTTTGTCTGTGGGCCTATAATTCACCTCtcatcactgcttcctgcctCAATTCCTTAGACCTTCTTCCTGCAAATGTTAGTCCAGGGATTGGGACCTGCCCTGAATCTTATGTtgcagcttctctgcaatctccttatcCTCCTTTGGCACACCTTGCACTCCCTGGTCATCCCAGGGTCCAACTGCCACCATATCCAGTCTCCTGCTActaatacatttaaagaacttGTTGTTGGTCTTAATGTTTTCAGCAATGTGCTCCTCAGTTTCAGTTTTAGCAGCCCTTTTTGTCTGCTtgcacctgttttgttttttgttttgttttgtcaaagtttgtgttcctttttcttcttttcatttggacaagacttaattTCCCAAGGGAAGCCTTCTTGCCTCCAATAGCTTATTTGACTCTGCtcattaaccatgctggcatcCTCTGGGCGTCTTTCCTGATCTACCTTATACACCAGCTGAACTAATGTGTCTTGGGAACACGGGGCCATCCATGGATGCAGGACAAAGTCCTTCGCGCAAcacagttaagctatggaactccctcccacaagaggcaggggtgatcaccagcttggatggctctaaaagaggatAGGGCAAATTCATGCATGCAACAACAGGATATCATAAAAAGAGGAATCCTGCTACCTGCAATCTCTGAGGTCAGCGAGAGCCTCACCATAAAATGCCTGAGGTTCCTTCACAAATTGGCAGCcagcccctccccccttcctctggACTCCCTCACCTATTGCAGACCCAAaaagaagggggcaggggggagaggaaCACTTGTGGGGCTCGGGCAGGAGGCCAGGAGAGGACTCATAAGTGGTGCTAGAAGCAGGAGCCCCACGGCCTCCACCCCAAAGACCTTGGTTGGTGGGGGCACTACAGGGAGAGCTGGAGCTCCGCTCCAAGAAACAACGGCTGGGAGCACGTCGAGACATGCGAAGGAAGCAGAGCCCAGCCCCCGCTCCTGCCCGTCCAGCAGACCGCTGCCCAAGCAATGGCATGCGGAAGGCGGGCTAAAGGGCCCCTGCAGGACCCAGGAGTCCGGCCGCTCCCTCTCTTGCAGCCCCACCCTCCTGCCTCCCTCTCAGGTTTCCAGCCATAGTGACACCTGGGAAAAATTGCTGGGGGGAGCGCAGAAGGGATGAAGTCTGTTTTTAGGCCGGGGTGTGGCGCACACCTTAATATCTCTGGAAGAAAACCAACACCACCTCCTGTTGCGACGGGAGTCAAGCAATTGGGTGGGGGCTCTTTGGTTGAGGACCTCCCGCCACCAGCTGAGATGCGGCCGCCGGTCCCCTTCTTTGGGCGTCTTAAGCCACCAGCTGAAAAATAACGGCTTAGGGACCTGAGATGGAGAAGAAGGAACAGTTGTTCGCCCCGTCGCAGCTCGGCAGCGCCGCCCCAGAGATGGACGCAGAGGACTTCTAGAAACCTCCGTGAGCTGCGGGGCAGAGGCCTGGCCTTGGCggcggggaaggggaggaggaggcgtcTGGGCGCCATCCTCCCCTGGGTTTCTGGGTCTTATCCCTCCACGTGCTAGCTCTGGGGCCGGTGCTCCCGCCTCGTCTGTTGGCGCTCAAGCCCTCAGGTGATACGTCTGGAGCCGGGCTGGGTGGGGCACGTCCGAGGCCGCCCCCTTCCGATGACTCCCTGACGCCGAGGGCTGGGAGCGGACACCCCCGACGGCCCTGGACGCGTCGGCACGCCTGTATTCTCTTCCTACCGACAATGGTGACCGTCCGGAGCTCTCCTGCTTCGCCCACAGACTGGACGGGCCCCGCGGCGACCCCCGACGCCGACGCCTCCTCCCTCTCGACAGCTTCTCTGCCCCCGGACCCCACGGCTGTCTCGCCGCCGTTGCCGCCGCCACCCCCGCCGCCCATCGGCTTCAGCCCAGGAGCGCCACGGCCCTGGCCGGGCGTGGAGGGTTGCTCGGGGCGGCGGCCGGCGCGGCTGCGCAACTTCAACTGGGAGGCCATCCCGGCAGAGCGCATCCGGGGGCGCCACAACCTGTGGACGGCGCCCGGGCGGCATCGAGGCGAAGGCTTCCCGCTGGACCTCGCCCTCCTGGAGGAGCTTTTCGGGCAGCGCCCGGAGCCGCCCGGGGGGAGCCTGCGGGGGCAGCCGCAGGCGGAGCAGGTGAGCCGGACGGGGAGGCTGGCGGCGCAGCGGGCTTCGCCCTCCCGGGGACGCCCAAAAGGGCCCCCCGAAAATGGGGGGCGGAAAGAGATCCGCTGGGGTGCCAGACGCTGCCTTGAGAAACGAGGGGAGAGGGTTGTGTGGTGGCGGCTCTCTTGCGCCCTGGaaagggctgcctttgcccgggAAGCCCCATTCCGCCCAGCGTCCGCCTCAACTCCTGAGGCCCAGAGTATGGACAGAGTGGAGGGAGAAAGGTGTGCGGCTGGCCTGCTCTCTCCCCCAGGATGAGGGGACCTGGCTTGGGAGGGAATCTCCCAGGTCAGTCCCTCCCTCAGTCCCCAACTGAGAGGATCCAGCGTAGGAGAGGGGAGCATCTGATTTCTCTTCTCCTGGCCAGCCGGCTGCCTGTCAGGGCAGAGGGAGCACCCTGAGAGCCAGCGGGGCACTCACCTGGTTTTGCCCAAGCTAGCTGCCTTTCTTGGGACCACCTGCCCCTCTATGTGAAATGCAAATATTGGCACCTGGTGCTGAAGATGTCAAGCCGCCTGGGAGTCTTGAGCCTTGGAGCTGGGCTAGGGGGCTCAGTGCCATTCGGGCTGCATCATTCAAGGGTGATAGagcaggggaagcagcaggaatGGGGGATCATGTTTGTCTCTTCCCAGAAGGCAGCTGCCCAAGTGAAGCAGGACTGGGCTCTGGGCTTATAGGAAGGTTCTGTGACAGGATCAGGGCCTCGGTGTGTGCGCAACACGTGGTGGCCAGGAGAGGCTGTGCTTTCTTGCCCAAGTCCTTcactgcttctccctccctccctccctctctccctccaggtcTCCCTTCTGGACTCCAAGAAGATTCTGAACCTGGGCATCTTCCTCAAGCAGTTTAAGAGGtagggggcagggcaggcaggAGAGCGGCTGGGCTAGACCACCagaggggggggtgagggggcaaGGATGGGGCTGGTGCAGAAGGAGTTGCCTCGTCTCTCTTCCCAGGCCAGTCCAGGAGATTGTGGCCGATATCCAGGATGGAGCAGGAGCCCTTTACGGGGCGGAGAAGCTGCTGGAGCTGACAAAGATGCTGCCTGATGCGGAGGAGGTGActgctgggaaatgggggggggcagggaggcttgCTCCACTCCCAAACTCCCAAGTGacacctccccttttctctttgggaAGGCCAAGAAGCTGGCTGCATTCCAAGGCTGCCAGAGCCGCCTCTCTGAGGCTGAGGTCTTTGCCCTGCTCCTCGTCCAGGTGCCCAGGTGAGAGGGTTGGCGTGGGTCCATGGGGGTAGCAGAGGCTTCAGCCAGCCCTTCTGCTCCTGCTGGGCTGCCCCAGAGCAGAGGGACAGGATGCCTTCCTAAAGGACCGGGAACCCAAGCctggtgaggaacggttgagggcgCTGGGGATGTTTAACccagagaagagaaggctgagagCGATCCTcagatatctggagggccaataaATAAAGAAGTAATTACAGGTGGAAGATGGAGCTGTTTTCTGCTTTTCTGGAGGGCACGAAACAAGGGATTCAACTgtcgagaaaggagattccaactaaacatgaggaaggaCTTTTTGATTCCCTCAGGGGGTTTTGAGCAGAAGTTGTGTGGCAACCAGCCATGGATTCTTGAGCTGCCATTCTTGTGCTGCAGCggctggactagaggatccttgaggtcccttccagctcagcagttctgtgattctctcCTTCTCTTTGTCCCTGCCAGCTATGTCCACCGCCTGAAGCTCCTGGTCTTGCAGGAGGAGTTCTTCCCCCAGCTCAACTCGCTGCAGTCGGCCATCCAGATTCTGACAGAGGCAGCCCTAGGTAcccatgggggggaggggggcacctgaGTCCTGG of the Lacerta agilis isolate rLacAgi1 chromosome 4, rLacAgi1.pri, whole genome shotgun sequence genome contains:
- the ARFIP2 gene encoding arfaptin-2 isoform X1; the protein is MTDGLMSKAATMEIPIHGNGDSRRLAEDDGLEQDLQQVMVSGPNLNETSIVSGGYGGTAEGIIPTSAIKGSLVPSHPPRRPLISPSTLAASRIASQAVAASGSNLHQPHSSPALAGEEATRGIAVEKFDVVKKWGINTYKCTKQLLSERFGRGSRTVDLELETQIELLRDTKRKYESVLGLARALTNHFYSLVQTQHALADAFSDLSQKSPELQEEFGYNAETQKLLCKNGETLLGAVNFFVSSINTLVNKTMEDTLMTVKQYETARLEYDAYRTDLEELNLGPRDASTLCRLDAAQVHFQAHRAKYEKLRADVAVKLKFLEENKVKVMHKQLLLFHNAISAYFAGNQQQLEQTLKQFNIKLKSPGAEKPSWLEEP
- the ARFIP2 gene encoding arfaptin-2 isoform X2; its protein translation is MTDGLMSKAATMEIPIHGNGDSRRLAEDDGLEQDLQQVMVSGPNLNETSIVSGGYGGTAEGIIPTSAIKGSNLHQPHSSPALAGEEATRGIAVEKFDVVKKWGINTYKCTKQLLSERFGRGSRTVDLELETQIELLRDTKRKYESVLGLARALTNHFYSLVQTQHALADAFSDLSQKSPELQEEFGYNAETQKLLCKNGETLLGAVNFFVSSINTLVNKTMEDTLMTVKQYETARLEYDAYRTDLEELNLGPRDASTLCRLDAAQVHFQAHRAKYEKLRADVAVKLKFLEENKVKVMHKQLLLFHNAISAYFAGNQQQLEQTLKQFNIKLKSPGAEKPSWLEEP